CCAGCACGCGCAGCAGCTTGGGTTGCAGGGAGAGCGGCATTTCTGCCACTTCGTCCAGAAAGAGGGTGCCTTCTGCCGCCAGTTCCAGTTTGCCCGCAGAGCCGCCCGCACGGCTGCCGGTATAGGCGCCTGCCTCATGCCCGAAGAGTTCGCTTTCGAACAGTTCGTGGGGGATGGCGGCACAGTTGATGGCCACGAAGGGGTGCATGCTGCCCGCTTCGCCGAAGTGGATGAGGCGGGCGATGATCTCCTTGCCGGTGCCTGTTTCGCCTTCTATGAGCACGGGTACGCTGGGGTCGTTGTGGAACATGCGGGCGTCGTTCATGACCTGTTCCGTGGCGGGGGATTCCGATACCACGCTCCCTATGCCGAAGACCTGACGCAGGCAGGTGCGGGCTTCTTCAAGGTCGCGGTGGAGGGTGTCTGCCACCTCGCGGACACGCAGGTCCAGATTTTGCCGCAGGTCGCGGTTTTCCAGAAGCAGGGCCTGATGCTCCGCGCTGCGTTCTACCACGGCGGCCAGTTCCCGCGCGTTTATGGGCTTGTTCAGGTAGTCGTAGGCACCGTGGCGCAGGGCACCCACGGCTGTTTCCATGTCGCCGTGCCCGGTGATGAGTACAACGTCGCAGGTTTCTGTGTGCGGCGTGCTTTTGAGTTTGCGCAGGAGGGTGATGCCGTCCATGCGGGGCATGCGGATGTCTGTGATGATAAGCGGGTAGTGGGTGCGCAGTGCTTCTTCCAGCGCGCGCACGGGGTCGGCGAAGGGCGCGGGGTCGTGGCCGAGGTCGCTGAGGACCACGCTCAGGCTTTGCAGGCTGGTGGGGTTGTCGTCAACTATGAGGATGCGCATCCTTTTCTCCTGCTGCCGCGTGTCTGTTGGGGTTCTTGACCGTGCATTGCCCGGCATTCCGGCGGCGGCTGTACAGATATTGTTAGTACAGACATCGTTAGGGTACATTGGGGGTTGCCCCGGGGGCAGGGATTTGGGCTGCGTGCCCGGCCGCATGCAGCCGGACCACGAACACCGCCCCCGTGCCCTCCGGCGGAGGAACGATGGCGATCTCGCCCAGCCATGCCTCCACAAAGGTGTGGACGATGGAAAGGCCCAACCCCATGCCGCCGCCCGCCTCCTTGGTGGTGAAGAAGGGGTCGAAGACGCGGGATTCCAGCCCTTGCAGGCCGGGGCCGTTGTCCCGCACCTCCAGACGCAGGGCATCATCCTGCGTTTGTCCTGTGGTGATGCGTATCCACTTGTCCTGCCCTGAAGCCTCCACGGTGTCCAGTGCGTGCATGGCGTTGACCACGAGGTTGATCACAACCTGTTCCAGCTGCACCGGATTGGCAAGGGCTTCCGGCAGGAAAGGGGTAAGGCACAGGTCCACACGGATGCCGTGGGCGGTGAGCTGTGCTCCCACCAGACTCAGCGCGCGTTCCACGGCCTTGTTCAGGCAGGCGCTGCCTGTGGGCGGCGCATCCTGCTGCATGACCAGTGAACGCATGTGCGCGATGATTTCGTGGATGTTGTCCGCTTCGCGCAGAATCCAGCCCAGCCGTGAGAGAAGCGTTTCCGGCGCGATGGTGCGCTGCTGTTCCATCAGCATTTCCAGCCCGCTGGCGTAAAGGCGCAGGGCGGAGAGGGGTTGATTTATCTCGTGGGCGATGCCTGCGGCGAGGGTGCCCATGGCTTCCAGTTGCCGGACACGGTTCAGCCGTTCCGCCACGCGCTTGCGTTCGGTAATGTCTTCCAGCAGCACGATGACGGAGGGCACATCGCCCGCCGTGCCCCGGATGGGACAGGCCGTGATGCGGAAGGCGTGGTCCGCGTTATTTGTTGTATTATGGCTGGTTACGCTGCCTGCGCAGTGCGCGGTATGCAGGCGGCAGGAAAATTCCTGTTCGTGGACCTGCCCGTCTGCAAAGGTGCGCAGGATGAGGTCTGCCGGGGTGTTGCCGTTTTCCGGAGTCCCTTCCGCAGTGCCGAACGGAGTAATGCTGCCGGACGGAGTGGTGGTGCCGGATGGAGTAGTGCTGCCGGACGGGGGGATATTGCCGGACGGAGATATATTGTCGGCCGGGACGGAAGCGCACTCCTTGGGCACAATGCGGAGCAGGGTTTCCAGTGTTTCCGCCTCACGGCGGGCAGCATCGTCTTGTGTGCCGCCCTTTAATGAGCTTGGCGCAGGGCTGAACCAGCGGGAGAACAGCGGATTGGCGGCGGTGATGCGCATGTTGGCATCAATGACGGCTATGCCCACCGCAAGGTTGTCGGTAATGGACCGGTAGCGCTCTTCCGAAAGGGCAAGGGCTTCCTGCACCTGTTTGCTCTGCGTGATGTCCATGCCCAGCTTGAGCACCAGCGGGGTGCGGTCCACATCGGTGAACGGGTAGGTGTATATGCGGAAGGACCGCCCGCTGGCAGGGCTTGTCCATTCGCATATGGACAGGCTGCCGGTGTCGAAGGCGTCGAAGGGAGGGCAGTCGGCGCAGGGGGTTGATTCTTCCCGTATGGCTGCATAGCAGGGCCGGTTGCCGGGCGGGCCGAACAGTTCGCGGAAGGTCTGGTTGGCGTAGCGGATGGAGTGGTCCGGCGCGATGAGTGCCACGTAGGCGGGGAGCCTGTCCAGCAGGGAGAGCAGGCGCGCACGTTCCGCCTGCATGGTGCGCTGTTCCTCAAGCCCTGCCGGGGCGGGGGCAAGGGTGGCGGTTATGGCTTCTGTGCCGTCCGGCAGGAGGATGGTGCGAGGGCAGACCTGTATATCCACAGGCAGCCCTTTGGCGGACGGCAGGCGCAGGGTGTAGGGCGTGAAAACGCCCCGCTGCTGAAGGCGCATCTGCTCTTCCAGCACGGCGAGAGACTGTGGCGAGGAAAGGGCTTCTGTGAGCCGTTGCAGCAGTTCGCGGCGCGGATAATCCAGCAGGGGGGTGAGTGCTCCGGCGGCGTAGGTAAGGTCCAGCGCATTGCCGCCGGAGGCGGAGTCGCTTATCTGGCGCAGGAACCACAGCACCGGGGCAGGGGGAGGGCCTGCAAAAAGACCGTGTGCGGCGCGCGGGGTGCTGTGCATGCTGTAAATGGCTCCGTGGTGGTTGCGTGCATTGGGGCTACAGGCTTTTCATGCTTGTGTCCATGATGCTCAGGGTATGGGAGAGCGTTTCTTCCAGCCTGCGGATGGCTGTGGCAGCGCGCTCCCGCTCGCCGTGGCGCAACGCATCGGCACACAGGTCTGCCGTGGCTGCCAGTTCCGATGCACCGATGTTGCGGGATGCGGTGGCAAGGGCCATGGTCGCGCCCAGGCTTACTTCCGCACGGGTGATGTCCAGCCGTGTACCCTGACCGCGCAATGCCTCGCGGATGTCTGCCATCTGTTCGTGCGAATCGGCAAGAAAGGATTGCCATATAGCCCGCACGAGCAGGGTATCGCCCTGCATGCGCCGGAGCACATCCGCCGTATCCAGAAGCGGCAGCACATCGCCCTGATGGGGTTGCGGCGCATCTTCATCGGCTGTGCGTTCGTTGGTGAACACCCGGTTGATGACCTCGTAAAAACGTTCCGCGTGCAGGGGCTTGGCAATGTAGTCCGTCATGCCTGCTTCTATGAACCGTTCGCGGTCGCCCTTCAGGGCGTGGGCGGTGACCGCGATGATGGGAATGTCCTGCGGCACGCCGTCTGCAGTGCCCGAACGTATGCGCCGCACAGCCTCCAGTCCGCCCATGCGGGGCATCTGGATGTTGGTGAGCACAAGGTCGTAGCGGTCCTGCGCCAGAAGCGCAAGCATTTCCAAGCCGTTGGAGGCGGTGGTGCAACTGTGCCCCTGTTTTTCCAGCAGCATGCGCACAAGGTTGCGGCTGACGAGGTTGTCGTCTGCCGTGAGCACGGAGAGCCTGCGCATAGCCTGCGGGAGAACGGCCTGCCCGACGCCTGAATGGCGGATGTCCGGCACGTGGCGTTCGCAGGGGGTGAAATGGGCGGTGAAGTAGAAGGTACTGCCGTGGTTGAGGCGGCTGCGCACCCACATTTTTCCATCCATAAGGTCCACAAGTTCTTTACAGATAGCAAGGCCGAGGCCGGACCCCACATGTTCCTGCTCTGTTTCCCTGTCTACCTGTCTGTAGCGTTCGAAAATGGTGGAGAGCCTGTTCTCCGGTATGCCTAAGCCGGTATCACGTACGGAAAAGAGCAGTTGCAGACTCTCTTCCGCAGGGAGGGAGTGCGCGTCCGGCATTTCCGGCGTGCCGCCTTTGACCAGATTTATCTCCACGACAATAGTGCCGTTTTCCGTGAACTTGACAGCGTTGCCCAGCAGGTTGGCGAGAATCTGGTGCAGCCTGCCGGAATCGCCCTGCACGGTGGCAGGCACGCCCGGTCCCAGATGGTAGGAAAGGCGCAGTCCTTTCTTTTCCGCATCCGGCTTTACGCTGCGGACCACCTTGGCAACGGTGCGGGCTATATCGAACGGTTTTTCCGTGAGGGAAAGCCGCCGGGCCTCTATGCGCGAGATATCCAGCACATCATTGAGGATGGCGAGCAGGTTTTCCGCCGAATCCACGATGGTGGTAAGATATTCGCGCTGCTCTTCGGAGAGGGGGGTGTCCAGCGCGAGGTCTGCCATGCCCATGATGCCGTTGAGCGAGTTGCGTATTTCGTGGCTCATGTCGGCGAAATAGCCTGATTTGGCAAGGTTATCCTGCTCTGCTTTGCGCCGTGCGTCTTCCAGTCTGCGCTCTGCGGAGTGTTTGAGCAGGGCTATTTCTATGGTGGAGTGCAGTTCGCGTTCTTCAAAGGGCTTGATGAGGAAGCCGAAAGGGTTGGATGTTTTTGCGCGTTCAAGCGTGGCTTGGTCGGAATAGGCGGTGAGGTAGATGACAGGGATCTTGAGTTTGCCGGAAATGATGCCCGCGGCCTGTATGCCGTCCATTTCGCCCTTCAGGCGGATGTCCATAAGGACAAGGCCGGGACGCAGTTCTGTTGCCTTGCGGATGGCGGTGGGACCGTCTGCGACAATGGCGGGGACGGAGTATCCCAGACGTTCCAGAGTGCGTCTGATATCCAGCGCCACGATCTGTTCATCGTCCACGACAAGGATGTTCAGCGGGGGCATGTGTCCTCCGGCGGAAGTCTTACGTAAGGGGCGGTGCATGGTGCAGCCGCGTGAATGGGCGGAAAAGTGCAGGACGGAACCATGCCCGCGTATGCTACTCCTTGTCCGTGCTCCAGAAGGTATGCAACAAACAACAGTCTCTTTCAAGTATAGGCATGCGGTTCTGGAGAGTGAGCATTGACTTGACAGCTCAATCATGTCATTTGAATGGGAATCTTTTGCATGCACGAACGGGGGACGCCGTGAAAAGAAACCTGCCTGTGTTGCTGATGCTGGCCTGTCTGGTGATGGGAAATGCCGGATTGGCCAATGCCAAGGGGCTTTCTGACCTGCTGCCCGGATTGCTGGAGCAGCACGAGAGAGTGCTGGCCAAGGAAAGTCAGGTGGAGGCATCTGCCCATGGGGTGGACGTGAGCCGTTCCGGATGGTTTCCCCGGCTGGATTTTGTGAGCGACGTGGCCAGCGAGCAGACCGGCAAGCCCGGCAGCCAGCAGGACGACTATACCAACCGCGTGCGCAATATGCAGCAGTTGCGGGGCAGGCAGCTCCTGTATGATTTTGACGCCACTTCCAAGCGTGTGGAACAATCTGAGAATCTGCTGGAACGCAGCCGGATGGAGATGGATGCCACCAGTCAGGACCTGCTGCTGGAGGGTATTGGCGCGTTTCTGGACGTGTACAAGGCCTATAAGCGGCTGGAGTATGCCACCCGTTCCGAGGAGCGCATCAAGCAGCAGACCGGTATTGAAGAAACGCTGGTGCAGCGCGGGGCCGGGGTTTCATCTGACGTGTTGCAGGCCAAGCAGCAGTTGCTGGGCGCCATGGCACTGCGCGTGAATATAGAGGGCGAACTTGCCAAGGCAACAGCGCATTTCCGGGCCGTGTTCGGATATGAACCGGAGCTTGACGAGGTGAGGGAGTTTGAAAAGCCCGTGCTGCCTTCCGACAGGCTGCCCGCTAACGCCGATGAGGCCGTGACCATAGCTATAGAGGACAATCCCGTGCTGAAGGCTGCCGCCGCTTCCGTGGAGGCAGGGGCTAAGCAGGTGGAGATTGACCGTACCCGTTTTTACCCCACCTTCAATCTTTTTGCAGAAGCCCGCCGCCGTGAAAACGACAACGGCGACTCCGGCGTACGCGACAACTCCGCCGTGGGCGTGGAAATGGCATGGAACCTGTTCTCCGGCTTCGGAGACGAATCGCAGTTGCGTGCATCCCGTGCCTCGGTGGCGCAGGCCCGTTACGCACAGGCCGACCTGCGCCGCAGCATTGAGCAGAACGTGCGCACCGCATGGCAGGATTTGCGTACCAACCGTCGCAATGCCACCCTGCTGCGGGAGCAGACGGATATTCTGGGCGAGTTTATGGATCTGGCCAAGCGTGAGCGCACGCTGGGAACCCGCTCGCTGCTGGACGTGCTGGTGGCGGAAGTGAACTACATCAACGCCGTTAGCGCCGCACTGGCTGCCGAGGCAGACGCCATTCGTTCCGGGTACGCCACGCTGCATGCCATGGGCAAACTGGAAGTGAGCCTGTTCACCAAGTAGAGTTTGGGCGCTCCCTGCCCGGAAGTGTTTCCCGCTGGAACGGAACCCGCCCGCAGCCTGAGCTGCGGGCGGGTTTTTATGTGCGGTTTGTCCTGCATTCCTTCCATGCAGGGAGAAGGATGCCTGAAAGGATCAGCCGCCGAAATAGCCGGGGCTGATGACGGACAGGGCTTCTGTATACTTGCTGCGCAGCAGGGCCAGTTTGCCGCCCATCGCTTTTTCCTGCGCCGAGATGTCCATGCTGCATTCGTTGGCGAGTTGGGCATTCAGCATTTCAATTTCGCGCACCGTGGACTTGATGAGATTGAGGGTATCCTCAAAGCCGGCCTTGCCCTGCGCCTTGTCCACATTGGCAAGCACATCGTAGAGGCGGGCTTTCCAGATGTTCAGTTCCATTTCCACGCCCTTGCAGTAGTTCTGCACGGCGGCTTCACGCTGTTCGTTGGTGCTGCATCCCTCGATGGCCGAGCAGCTTTCGCACGGGCCGGGGTAGTCCATGTTCGGCATAGGTTGCTCCTTTTGTGGATTGTAGGATTGAGAGTCTGCTTTCAGCATAGCACGCACTGCACGAAAGGGGATGATATTTATTGCGACAGGGAGATGACATTGCTCTTTATGAAAGCGGTATATGAAGAAAATGATTGATGTAACTCACTGCATAGAGAGAATGGCGTCCTGAAAGCGGGCATGTGAAAGAAACACAACGGATCATGCTGTTGCGTGATGGATTTTTCACGTTGTCTATGATGCTGTTTTTACAGCAGATGCTTCCGGCATCCCTGCACAAGGGTTTCGGAAAGCTCTTCAAGCAGTGAGGTGCCGAGATTCCAGTGGTGCCAGTAGAGGCTGACCGGAACGGCGTGGTGCGGAGCAAGGGGGATGAGCTCGCCTGAATGCAGCAGCGGGTTGCCCTGCGGGTGGGGCACCATGCCGTAGGCATGCCCTGCGCGGATCATCTCCACGAACTGGCTGGATGAGGGGACATAGTGCGGGGGAAAGCCGTTATCTTCCACGCCCCACAGGGCGGCGAAGCGGCAGTGCAGCAGGTCCTTGCGGTTGAAGGTGACGGCGGGGGCACGGCGCAGTGCCTGTTCTTCCACCCCGTGCGGGAACCAGCGGGACACGAACTGCGGGGTGGCGAGGCACTGGTAATCCATTCTGCCCAAGGGCACACAGCGGCAGCCCTGTATGGGGGTGGCAAGGCTGCTTATGCAGCCTGTGACCACGCCGGTACGCAGCAGGGCGTGGGTGACTTCCTGATCATCGGTGTAGATGTCCAGCAGCACGGGGCGGCTAGCCAGAAACGGACGCAGTACAGGCAGAAACCATGTGGCGAGGCTGTCTTCGTTCACGGCGAGGGGCATGACCACAGGCGTGTCCATTGCGTCTGACGGGGAAGAAGACCGGAAGGTTGCCAGCAGGTCGTCTTCCAGATGGCGCACGCGGCGGTAGTGAGCCAGCAGGCGTTGTCCGGCTTCGGTAGGGCGCACGGGAGAGGCGCGTACAAGCAGCGGCTGCCCCATGGCATCTTCCAGCGACCGGATACGCTGCGAGACGGCGGACTGCGTGATGTGCAGCCGCGATGCGGCCTTTTCAAACCCGCCTTCCTGCACCACAGCGGCAAGCGCCTGCATAAGTCTGTTATCCAGCATGGATCAGTATTAGCAAAATTAATGAGATAGTAAAACTATTAGTTTTACTATCTGGGAAAAGGCGGAGTACGGTGCTCCCGGAGATGCGCTTACAGGAAGGGTTCCGTTGCGCTGCGGGTATTTGATAATCCGGGAGGAAGATTGGTTACGGCGTACTTGCAGGGAATGGCTATGGGCGGAGGTTTGATAGTCGCCATAGGGGCGCAGAACGCGTTTGTATTTTCGCAGGCAGTGCGCCGGAATAACGCACTGCTGGTGGCCCTGCTGTGCAGTCTGTGCGATGCCGTGCTCATAGGGGTGGGAGTGACCGGCATAGGCGCTGCTGTTGCCGCCAACCCTGTGCTGGGGCGTTGGAGCGCATGGCTGGGGGCGCTTTTCCTGTTCTGGTACGGGCTGGGGGCGTTGCGCTCTGCCCTGCGGGGCGGCTGCCTTGAGGACGAGGCACGGGTTCTTGTCACAGCGCGGGCTACGGTCATGGCCACGCTGGCCATTACGCTGCTGAATCCGCACGTGTATCTGGATACGGTGGTGCTGCTGGGCGCGGTGAGCGGACAGTATGCGCAGGATGCCCGGTATGTGTTCGGGGCGGGAGCGGCCACCGCCTCTGTTCTCTGGTTTTTCACGCTGGCGCTGGGCGGGGGCATGATGGCCCCGCTGTTCCGGTCACGCGGGGCGTGGCGGGTGCTGGATGGAGTGGTCTGCGCCACCATGTGGGGCATTGGCATGCGGCTGGCGCTGCACGGCATGTCTTTGTAAAAAAAAGCCCCCGCGCGCCCCGGTGTGATTGTATACGGGGAGGCGCGGAGGCCCTGTATGCTGCCGGGGCAAACGCTCTATGGGGAAAGCGTGAGCGACCGGATGTGCGGACGGGGGTGAGAGTCCGCCCGCTGCGGCGCAGGCGTTAGCTGGTGCGTCTGCCTGCGGGCTGTTTTTTTGCGCTGCGGTTGCCCGCCTTGCCTGTTTTCTGGCCGGGAGCTTTGCTGCGGGGGGGTACTGCCGCATTCTTTCCCGCTGTCCCGGCTGAGGCTTTGGGTGCCGGGGCTTTTGATGCCGGGGCCTCCGGTGCCGGAGCGGGTTTGGCGGTATTTGGCTGTGCCGGTGCCGCAACGGCTTGTGGTGCGTTTTTTTCCTGCGCGGTGGTTATATGGCGCGGCTCCGGCGAGGCAGGAGATTCGGGAGTCGCGCATTCCTCAGAGGAAGCGTTTTCCTCCGCAGGGGCTTGCTGTGTGGTTTCCACTGTGACCGTGGTAGCCGTGGTATCTGGTGTCGCTGCGGTTGCTGTGCAGCAGGGGGCGGCGGGTACCGCCGAGATGGTCACAGCTGCGGATTCCACGGCCGGAGCGGAGTACCATTCCAGTTCCAGAGCAAACTTCTGCCTGTCCTTTTTCGTTCTGGCTTCCACGGTCACTTCCAAGTGCTCCGGGGTGGTGAGCACCACCTGCTCGCCGCCTTGTTCCACCACGACTCTGCCTGCCTTGAGGCTTTGCACCAGGGCCTCAAGGTACGCAACGGCATCGGCAAAGGCCAATTGCTGCGTTACGCTGATCTTGTTTTTTTCCATGACCACTCCGTTTCGGGTATCGGGTTGTCCGTGCTAGCACAGCGAGAGCAGCACGGGATTGAGCAGGGTTTCGTCTATGTATGGCGCGCTCACTTTGCTTACGAGCTGCCGGTCCAGCACGGTAATGCCGCGGGCAGCCAGTGCCTGCCTGTCCAGCGAGGCAGCGGTGCCCGGATAGACGCCGTTTTTGGAATCCACGAGCACGAAGGAGAGCAGGTCGGCATCTGCCGTTGCGGGCGGGGCCTGAGTGCCCGTATCGCCCTTTTCACCCATTTCGTCCATTTCGCCCGTGGGAGACGTTGCTTTGCAGGGGGCGGCGCAGCTTGCATGCAGATGGTGGAGGAGCCTTTCCACCTGCATGCCGAGGTCGTGGCCCAGAAGTTCCGGGTCGGTGCCTGTGTTGGGGATGAAAATTTTGGGTTTCCCGCTCTGCGCCACGGCCTGTCCCACGCCTGCGGGCAGCAGGGTGGCGATGAGGCTGGAATAGAAGCTGCCCATGGGATAGCAGATGAGGTCTGCGGAACCAATGAGCTGGCGGGTTTTTGACCGGATGGCGGGCCGGATGACAGATCGGGTGGCGGGCCGGATAGGGGCGGGAATGTCGGGCGCGCCCTGATTTGGCGAGGCTTCGGTTTCCTGACGATCGGGCAGGGCTTCCGTAATCCAGATGTCCTCTATGGGGCTGCTGACAGGGGCGGTGGCCTTGCCGGTGAAGTTGTGCTGCCCGGTTATAACCGTGCCGTCCGCGAGGCGTACCGCCAGATGGCCGTATTTGCCGGTGACGGGCCGCACGGTGCCGCGCACCTCCACCAGTTTGGAGAACAGGTAGATCACCGGGTCCAGATGCCGCCGGTTGCTCAGGAAGCCTGCCGTGAGCACAAGATTGCCGAGGCTGGCCCCGCGCAGGTCGAAGCCGGGGGGCATGTGGTCGGTGAAGATGTGGAAGTGATTGCGGATGATCTTGCGCATGGGGTCTGTGATGCACCGGATGAGCCTGTGCCTGCCTGTTGCCAGGGAAGCAAGTTCTGCCTGCAGGGCCTCCGGCGGCGCAAGGGGGTCCAGCCGGTGGGCGAAGAGGTCGAATATCTCCGGGTTGCCCTGAATGGTCTGATCCGCCAGTGCCATAAGGCGGTTGCGCACGTCGCCCACGGCCGGCATGTGGAAGGCGTTGCGCAGCACGGCGGAGCTGCCGCCGGAATCGAAGGGGGTGATCAGGTGGATGGAGTTGTGGGTGTAGCCGGTGAGATGGCGCGCAACACTCCGCAGTGCCGTGCCACCGCTGAAGAAGAGGATGCGGGGGCCAAGTTGCGGAGCATGGCGGAAGCGTTCCAGCTTGAGCGGGTCCGGCAGGGTGGTCTCGCGGGTGACCGTAAGGCGTGTCGGGCGGTCCATATGCGGTGTGCCTTTGTGTATTCAGTGTCGGACTGGGTGCCGACAGGGTGCTGACAGGGAGCTGGCAGTGTGCCGTAATATTACAGGGAACCCGTGCGCATGAAGGAGAGGCAGATATCTGCCGCCGCATCAAAGTCCACGCCGCCCGTAACCTCCAGCACGGTAGTGCGCGCAAGAACTTGCGCGTAGGCGGATTCCGAAGGTTCCGTATAGTCCGGTGAGCACGGGCGGTAGAACAGGCCTGTGGACTTCATGAAAGCCGGGAGCAGATCGCGCCGCGTGAGGGGATCTACCACGTTTACGGCCACGGGCTGCCCGGTGCGGCTCCAGTTTAGTATGACCAGCGCATTCATGGGGGCTTGCAGGGCAAAGCGGCCTTTGCCGTAACATTCTTCTATGATGGCATCGTATTTGTGTTCCAGATGCCACAGGTCGGTGGTGGACAGGGCGAGGAAGCGTTCGCGGTCCTGCGGGGCGATGATGTCGCGCAGGTCCGGGTTGTGCAGCGCCGTACCGGGATTGATGCGCGGCTGTTTGGGGATGCCGAGCATGGTGGGCAGGCCTTCCGGCTCTTCGGCATTGACGCGCAGAAGAACCCTGTCGTTGCTGACAAAGGTGGTGCCCTTGCTCATGAGGTGCAGAGCCAGTGTGGATTTGCCCATGCCCGAAAAGCCCGCCAGCGAGATACCCCGGCCATGGTGCATGACGCCTGCGGCATGGCCCAGCAGGCAGCCCCTGTCCAGCATGTGTTCCAGATAGCGGTTGTTTATGAAGTTGATGACCTGATTATCGTTGGCAAGGCATGCGCCTACTGCCACGTTGCCTGCATCGCCGAACAGGAAATGCATGCCCGTGATGCGCTTGCGGACTATGCGTCCGTCCGGCAGGTCGAGCCATTCTTCCTTTATCTTGGCCTTTCCGGGGTCCGGGGTTTTGACCAGAAAGGGACCGGGCAGGGGGAAGGGAAGCTCGCGGTCATCGGTTTCGTGCGCGGTGATGAGTATGTCCGGGGGCGTCTGCGGGGCACCGCTCTCTGTCTCCGGTTCCAGAAATTCGCTGAAGTAGCGGCGCAGGGCTGTGGCAAGGGCATCATTGTTTGTGCGCACGCTGATGGTGAGGTCGCCCACGCGCAGGAGCAGGCCGCAGTGCACGGGCAGGGTGTGGCGGATGGCCAGCATGTGGTCCGTGAGTGAGGCGTGGGCCGTGGGGGCGGCGTTGGGGGTGGCGGCTGTCATCGCGCGGTCTCCTTCATCACGTAATCCAGATAAAGTTGGGCGGCATCCAGACCGCTGGTGTCCAGAATGCCGCGAAAACCACCAAAGGCCGAGACTTCGAACACGTAGGGGCCGTCATCGGTAAGGGCCACATCCACGCAGGTGAAATCCAGCCCGAAGAGCTGCTGCGCCTTGTGGGCAACGGCAATGACATCGGCAGAGGGCTGGTACAGGGCGTATTTGCCGCCGTTTACCGTGGTGGTGTTCCATGAATCGTTGGTTTTGCAGCGGGCGTAGGTGGTGAGGTATTGGCCGCCCAGAAACACGATGCCAAGGTCCTTGCCGCCTTCCAGATTGATGGCCTTCTGGATGTACAGAATGCGGTAGTCGCGGG
This region of Desulfovibrio psychrotolerans genomic DNA includes:
- a CDS encoding TolC family protein; protein product: MKRNLPVLLMLACLVMGNAGLANAKGLSDLLPGLLEQHERVLAKESQVEASAHGVDVSRSGWFPRLDFVSDVASEQTGKPGSQQDDYTNRVRNMQQLRGRQLLYDFDATSKRVEQSENLLERSRMEMDATSQDLLLEGIGAFLDVYKAYKRLEYATRSEERIKQQTGIEETLVQRGAGVSSDVLQAKQQLLGAMALRVNIEGELAKATAHFRAVFGYEPELDEVREFEKPVLPSDRLPANADEAVTIAIEDNPVLKAAAASVEAGAKQVEIDRTRFYPTFNLFAEARRRENDNGDSGVRDNSAVGVEMAWNLFSGFGDESQLRASRASVAQARYAQADLRRSIEQNVRTAWQDLRTNRRNATLLREQTDILGEFMDLAKRERTLGTRSLLDVLVAEVNYINAVSAALAAEADAIRSGYATLHAMGKLEVSLFTK
- a CDS encoding PAS domain-containing sensor histidine kinase; protein product: MHSTPRAAHGLFAGPPPAPVLWFLRQISDSASGGNALDLTYAAGALTPLLDYPRRELLQRLTEALSSPQSLAVLEEQMRLQQRGVFTPYTLRLPSAKGLPVDIQVCPRTILLPDGTEAITATLAPAPAGLEEQRTMQAERARLLSLLDRLPAYVALIAPDHSIRYANQTFRELFGPPGNRPCYAAIREESTPCADCPPFDAFDTGSLSICEWTSPASGRSFRIYTYPFTDVDRTPLVLKLGMDITQSKQVQEALALSEERYRSITDNLAVGIAVIDANMRITAANPLFSRWFSPAPSSLKGGTQDDAARREAETLETLLRIVPKECASVPADNISPSGNIPPSGSTTPSGTTTPSGSITPFGTAEGTPENGNTPADLILRTFADGQVHEQEFSCRLHTAHCAGSVTSHNTTNNADHAFRITACPIRGTAGDVPSVIVLLEDITERKRVAERLNRVRQLEAMGTLAAGIAHEINQPLSALRLYASGLEMLMEQQRTIAPETLLSRLGWILREADNIHEIIAHMRSLVMQQDAPPTGSACLNKAVERALSLVGAQLTAHGIRVDLCLTPFLPEALANPVQLEQVVINLVVNAMHALDTVEASGQDKWIRITTGQTQDDALRLEVRDNGPGLQGLESRVFDPFFTTKEAGGGMGLGLSIVHTFVEAWLGEIAIVPPPEGTGAVFVVRLHAAGHAAQIPAPGATPNVP
- a CDS encoding sigma-54-dependent transcriptional regulator: MRILIVDDNPTSLQSLSVVLSDLGHDPAPFADPVRALEEALRTHYPLIITDIRMPRMDGITLLRKLKSTPHTETCDVVLITGHGDMETAVGALRHGAYDYLNKPINARELAAVVERSAEHQALLLENRDLRQNLDLRVREVADTLHRDLEEARTCLRQVFGIGSVVSESPATEQVMNDARMFHNDPSVPVLIEGETGTGKEIIARLIHFGEAGSMHPFVAINCAAIPHELFESELFGHEAGAYTGSRAGGSAGKLELAAEGTLFLDEVAEMPLSLQPKLLRVLEDRTYYRVGGLRKRDFRARVICAANRDLEELVERGLFRRDLYHRLKVGHLVIPPLRERREDIPALARLFLTRQAERKRKQFTSVSPQAMDILLRQPWPGNVRELENTIERAVLIHDAPTLRPEHLTFLTERQSAYSCAGVPKKLPLDLENLELPEAPLDLEALTTAIVQKALDRFEGNKSKAAAYLGISRFALHRRLQK
- a CDS encoding LysE/ArgO family amino acid transporter, with amino-acid sequence MGGGLIVAIGAQNAFVFSQAVRRNNALLVALLCSLCDAVLIGVGVTGIGAAVAANPVLGRWSAWLGALFLFWYGLGALRSALRGGCLEDEARVLVTARATVMATLAITLLNPHVYLDTVVLLGAVSGQYAQDARYVFGAGAATASVLWFFTLALGGGMMAPLFRSRGAWRVLDGVVCATMWGIGMRLALHGMSL
- a CDS encoding response regulator, yielding MPPLNILVVDDEQIVALDIRRTLERLGYSVPAIVADGPTAIRKATELRPGLVLMDIRLKGEMDGIQAAGIISGKLKIPVIYLTAYSDQATLERAKTSNPFGFLIKPFEERELHSTIEIALLKHSAERRLEDARRKAEQDNLAKSGYFADMSHEIRNSLNGIMGMADLALDTPLSEEQREYLTTIVDSAENLLAILNDVLDISRIEARRLSLTEKPFDIARTVAKVVRSVKPDAEKKGLRLSYHLGPGVPATVQGDSGRLHQILANLLGNAVKFTENGTIVVEINLVKGGTPEMPDAHSLPAEESLQLLFSVRDTGLGIPENRLSTIFERYRQVDRETEQEHVGSGLGLAICKELVDLMDGKMWVRSRLNHGSTFYFTAHFTPCERHVPDIRHSGVGQAVLPQAMRRLSVLTADDNLVSRNLVRMLLEKQGHSCTTASNGLEMLALLAQDRYDLVLTNIQMPRMGGLEAVRRIRSGTADGVPQDIPIIAVTAHALKGDRERFIEAGMTDYIAKPLHAERFYEVINRVFTNERTADEDAPQPHQGDVLPLLDTADVLRRMQGDTLLVRAIWQSFLADSHEQMADIREALRGQGTRLDITRAEVSLGATMALATASRNIGASELAATADLCADALRHGERERAATAIRRLEETLSHTLSIMDTSMKSL
- a CDS encoding LysR family transcriptional regulator ArgP, yielding MLDNRLMQALAAVVQEGGFEKAASRLHITQSAVSQRIRSLEDAMGQPLLVRASPVRPTEAGQRLLAHYRRVRHLEDDLLATFRSSSPSDAMDTPVVMPLAVNEDSLATWFLPVLRPFLASRPVLLDIYTDDQEVTHALLRTGVVTGCISSLATPIQGCRCVPLGRMDYQCLATPQFVSRWFPHGVEEQALRRAPAVTFNRKDLLHCRFAALWGVEDNGFPPHYVPSSSQFVEMIRAGHAYGMVPHPQGNPLLHSGELIPLAPHHAVPVSLYWHHWNLGTSLLEELSETLVQGCRKHLL